The genomic DNA TTACTGATTCAGCTGTACATAGCTTATCAATAGGGATACTTGTCATAATAACGCTTTTCTTTTCAAGTCTTGTTCTCCGGCATATTGATAGATATATTAAAGAACCGGAAAAAAGCATTGTATTTTTTATAACAACTGCGACAATTGTCACAATTCTTGGTGGATTCCTTTCACACAAGATTCCTGAATTATACAATGAACTCGGAATATTTATTCCTTTGATTGCGGTAAATAGTTATATTTTTTATAGTTTAAAAAAAATTGATAATAAATCTTCAGGAATCAAATATGGATTTGCTTCAATTAAGAGATATTCACCTGCCTTCTCTGTTCTTTTCATTGTTGGTCTTTTGCGTGAAATCTTTGGTAAAGGGATGGTATTGAATAAACCTTTCTTAAATGCTGACCCGGATAAAACATTGATTCTGTTTTTTGATGCACCTGCTGCTTCATTTATAATCACGGGGATTGTCATTGCCCTTTATGGCTTAATGAGAAAAAAGAATGAATAATAATCTGCTCAATATTTTTATAGATGCGGTCTTTGGTAAAAATATAGTTTTGTATTACTTGCTCGGTCTTTGTCCACTTATTCTGTATAAGACGAGTATCAAGGAATCATTTGTAATAGGAACAAATCTTACAATAATAATGGTGGTATGTTCGTTTGTTTCTGTTTTTGTTAATAATTTGTTATTAATACCATTCAACCTTGGTTATTTGAAAATACTTTTTATTATATTAATCATTTATCTTATTATTTATTGTGGGAAAGTTTTGTTAAGTAAATTTTCTCCCAACCTGTCCGCTCTGTTTGATAATTATCCGGAATTTTTCTTTACAAATTATGCACTCTATGGTGTGATATTTTTAAATATCAGTTTCAAATCAAGGGTTCTTCCTGCAGTATTATCTTCTTTTGGGTTCGGAATCGGTTATCTAATTCTGACAATTATATTTATGGCAATAAAAGAGAAACTCAGATTTGAGCAGAAAACAACTGCGTTAAAAAACATATATTTAGAGTTAATCATTCTCGGTTTGATCAGCCTTGTAATTTTCAGCATTATTGGATTGAAATAGTTATTATGCCCAATAGTTTTATTGATTTTGAAAAAGAATTAAACCGCGAACAATGGAAGGCAGTCCAGATAATAAATGGTCCGATACTCATTCTCGCTGGTGCGGGTAGTGGAAAGACAAGGGTGATTACCTATCGCATTGCCTATCTTATATCAAAGGGAATAAAACCAGAAAATATTCTTGCTGTTACATTCACCAATAAGGCTGCAGATGAAATGAAACAGAGAGTTTGCTATCTTTTAAATAGTGAAGACCCGGATGTTTGGATAAGGACATATCACTCCACCTGTGCGCGAATCTTGAGGAAGGAATCTGAAAAAATTGGCATTTCGCAAAATTTCGCAATCTATGATGAATCCGACCAACTTGCACTTATAAAAGAATGTCTCAGTGAATTGAATCTTGATGTAAGGGAATTAAAACCTGATTTTGTTCTACATTGTATCAATCGTGCTAAAGAAAATCTGGTATCCCCCGAGCAATATTATATATCTTCAAATATGTTCAGCAATACAATAAAGACGATTTATAAAATTTATAATCAGCGGTTGAGAGAAAATAATGCCCTTGATTTTGATGATTTGATATTAAAAGCCGTTGAATTGTTTGAGACACATCCTGAAGTCCTTGAGCGGTATCAGGAAAAATTTAAATATATAATGGTAGATGAATATCAGGATACAAATCATGCCCAGTATGTTTTTACAAAATTACTTGCTTCAAAATATCGTAACCTCTGTGTAGTGGGAGACGATGACCAGTCAATTTATTCCTGGCGCGGGGCGGAGATCAAGAATATCCTTGATTTTGAAAGGGATTATCCAGAAACCAGGATTGTCAAACTTGAGCAAAACTACCGCTCAACTAAAATAATTTTAAGAGCCGCATCAGAAGTAGTAAAAAATAATACCCGGCGGAAGCCAAAAATCCTTTGGTGTGAGAATGAACCCGGTGAGCCCATTGAATATTTTGATGCAGAAGATGATAAACAGGAAGCCCGGTTTGTTGCCGAGAAAATCCTTGAAGAGCATTATCATAACAAAGAATTCAATGAAATTGCTGTCTTCTATCGTTTGAATTACCAATCAAGGATATTTGAAGAAACCTTTGCTCAATACAAAACCCCTTATGAAGTTATCGGTGCATTAAAATTTTATGAACGGGCTGAGATCAAGAATATGCTTGCTTATCTACGGGTGATCAACAATC from candidate division WOR-3 bacterium includes the following:
- a CDS encoding Rnf-Nqr domain containing protein, with product MNSKYKESELVIILGLTPFIALTDSAVHSLSIGILVIITLFFSSLVLRHIDRYIKEPEKSIVFFITTATIVTILGGFLSHKIPELYNELGIFIPLIAVNSYIFYSLKKIDNKSSGIKYGFASIKRYSPAFSVLFIVGLLREIFGKGMVLNKPFLNADPDKTLILFFDAPAASFIITGIVIALYGLMRKKNE
- a CDS encoding Rnf-Nqr domain containing protein translates to MNNNLLNIFIDAVFGKNIVLYYLLGLCPLILYKTSIKESFVIGTNLTIIMVVCSFVSVFVNNLLLIPFNLGYLKILFIILIIYLIIYCGKVLLSKFSPNLSALFDNYPEFFFTNYALYGVIFLNISFKSRVLPAVLSSFGFGIGYLILTIIFMAIKEKLRFEQKTTALKNIYLELIILGLISLVIFSIIGLK
- a CDS encoding UvrD-helicase domain-containing protein, translating into MPNSFIDFEKELNREQWKAVQIINGPILILAGAGSGKTRVITYRIAYLISKGIKPENILAVTFTNKAADEMKQRVCYLLNSEDPDVWIRTYHSTCARILRKESEKIGISQNFAIYDESDQLALIKECLSELNLDVRELKPDFVLHCINRAKENLVSPEQYYISSNMFSNTIKTIYKIYNQRLRENNALDFDDLILKAVELFETHPEVLERYQEKFKYIMVDEYQDTNHAQYVFTKLLASKYRNLCVVGDDDQSIYSWRGAEIKNILDFERDYPETRIVKLEQNYRSTKIILRAASEVVKNNTRRKPKILWCENEPGEPIEYFDAEDDKQEARFVAEKILEEHYHNKEFNEIAVFYRLNYQSRIFEETFAQYKTPYEVIGALKFYERAEIKNMLAYLRVINNPNDSISLKRIINLPARNIGKDTVEKLILFQKENKLSLFETLKRISEINDVNNKAKESIKAFMKMLENFIQLSKKLNLYDLTLRIANETGYLEHLRRRETEEEINRRKNVEELLISINEFVKNNPSATIQDYLEGVSLKSDIDDWSNEKVSLMTLHNAKGLEFDVVFITGVEDGI